The following coding sequences lie in one Enterococcus sp. 9E7_DIV0242 genomic window:
- a CDS encoding MATE family efflux transporter, which yields MNTWKENKIICLALPATIENVLQTLVGFIDTLMISKIGLLAVTAVGVANTILNVYLALFIALGVGTSALIAQKIGAGKGKEAQTITNQSVILAILIGLFLGVISILFGRPLLGIMGASAEVLDSGMQFFLVVGGASVFIALMTIFGSILRATGDTKSPMEISVVVNIGNIVIDYILIFGFGPIPALGVLGTAIGTVLSRVIGCVLLYRKVQQSQSPIDLPNLFSKSNFKPLIDISIPAALERLVMRLGQVVYFGLIVSIGAKTFAAHSIAGNIESFTYMPGYGLATAATTLVGNSIGAKNYKQTKEYAYSSVRYGVIVMSTLGVILFFGAPFFASLFTDDQEAIRQIIIALKIDAFAQPGLAISLITTGALQGMGDTKAPLYSTALGMWGVRVVGVILLSKVLNMGIAGIWLSIAVDLYLRSLFLVYRFGKNLKTYEKNRK from the coding sequence ATGAATACATGGAAGGAAAACAAAATCATTTGCTTAGCATTACCAGCAACTATAGAGAATGTTCTTCAAACACTTGTTGGCTTCATCGATACTCTTATGATTTCCAAAATCGGACTATTAGCTGTAACAGCCGTTGGTGTCGCGAATACCATTTTAAACGTGTATCTAGCGTTGTTTATTGCTTTAGGAGTAGGAACATCTGCGTTGATCGCTCAAAAAATTGGTGCCGGCAAGGGAAAAGAAGCACAGACTATTACCAACCAATCGGTGATCTTGGCCATCTTGATCGGGCTTTTTTTAGGTGTGATCTCCATCCTGTTTGGCCGCCCGTTATTAGGGATTATGGGTGCATCAGCGGAAGTCTTAGATTCCGGAATGCAGTTTTTTCTGGTTGTTGGGGGAGCTTCTGTGTTTATCGCTTTAATGACTATTTTTGGGAGCATCCTACGTGCAACTGGTGATACAAAATCACCTATGGAAATAAGTGTTGTAGTAAATATTGGGAATATCGTGATTGATTACATTTTGATTTTTGGGTTTGGTCCAATTCCAGCTCTAGGTGTACTGGGTACAGCGATTGGGACAGTTCTATCACGAGTGATTGGTTGTGTACTGCTTTACAGAAAGGTGCAACAGTCCCAAAGTCCAATTGATTTACCTAACTTATTTTCAAAGAGCAATTTCAAACCGCTGATCGATATTTCTATTCCAGCTGCATTAGAACGTTTGGTTATGCGACTGGGACAGGTTGTTTATTTTGGTTTAATTGTCAGTATTGGCGCTAAGACATTCGCTGCCCATTCAATTGCCGGGAACATTGAAAGCTTTACTTACATGCCTGGTTATGGATTAGCGACAGCAGCAACTACTCTGGTTGGAAACAGTATCGGTGCTAAGAACTATAAGCAGACGAAGGAATATGCTTACTCATCTGTAAGATATGGGGTAATCGTCATGTCAACCCTTGGTGTGATTCTTTTCTTTGGCGCACCATTCTTCGCTTCTTTATTTACTGACGATCAGGAAGCTATTCGACAAATCATTATTGCTTTAAAAATTGATGCTTTCGCTCAGCCAGGGTTGGCAATAAGTTTAATCACCACAGGTGCTCTTCAGGGAATGGGGGATACTAAAGCACCATTGTATAGTACCGCCCTTGGAATGTGGGGTGTCCGAGTGGTGGGAGTTATTCTTCTTTCGAAAGTATTGAATATGGGGATTGCAGGAATTTGGCTATCTATAGCCGTTGATTTATACTTACGTTCACTGTTTTTGGTTTATAGATTTGGAAAGAATTTGAAAACCTATGAGAAAAATAGGAAATAA
- a CDS encoding ATP-binding cassette domain-containing protein, producing MKLVILGHSGCGKSTLAKYIAETKQMPLLHLDQVYFDRDWQIREQEEALTIVKNHLNQESWIIEGNYQSLYQKDRLEQADQIIFLDFPRLVCLKRIIQRYKTYRGKTRPDVTDGCIEKLDAEFIWWILYKGRDKKKRDAFKKITTTYEEKLVVIKNQKELDTFYDQLM from the coding sequence ATGAAATTAGTGATTTTAGGGCATAGCGGTTGCGGCAAGTCAACCCTTGCAAAATATATAGCTGAAACAAAACAAATGCCACTGCTGCATTTGGATCAGGTTTATTTTGATCGAGACTGGCAAATCAGAGAACAAGAAGAGGCCCTCACAATAGTAAAAAATCATTTGAATCAAGAGAGCTGGATCATTGAGGGCAACTATCAAAGCCTCTATCAAAAAGATCGCCTGGAACAAGCAGATCAAATTATTTTTTTGGATTTCCCGCGTTTGGTTTGCTTAAAAAGAATTATTCAACGGTACAAGACATATCGCGGCAAGACTCGACCGGATGTCACAGATGGTTGTATAGAAAAATTAGATGCTGAATTCATTTGGTGGATTCTCTATAAAGGAAGAGATAAGAAAAAGCGAGATGCGTTTAAAAAGATCACAACTACTTATGAAGAAAAGCTAGTGGTTATAAAAAACCAAAAAGAACTGGATACTTTTTATGATCAACTGATGTGA
- the fabI gene encoding enoyl-ACP reductase FabI, which produces MGFLEGKKIVIMGVANKRSIAMGCANAMLEQGAELIYTYQNGRMKKSVEKLVDASALLVECDVASDDSIATAFETIENTVGKIDGVVHSVAFAKKEELSGDVTDISRDGYALAQDISSYSLLAVSKYALPILNENSAIVSLSYLGAVRAIPNYNMMGIAKAALEAAIRYLAAELAPKGVRVNGISAGAIKTLAVTGVKDYQKLIQLSEDRTPDKVGVTIEEVGNTCAFLMSPLSSGIIGDIVYVDKGVHLT; this is translated from the coding sequence ATGGGATTTTTAGAGGGTAAAAAGATTGTAATTATGGGTGTGGCTAATAAACGCAGTATTGCTATGGGCTGTGCCAATGCAATGCTAGAGCAAGGCGCAGAGCTTATCTATACCTATCAAAATGGGCGCATGAAAAAATCAGTGGAAAAGCTGGTAGATGCTTCAGCTTTACTGGTTGAATGTGACGTGGCTAGTGATGATAGTATCGCTACAGCATTTGAAACAATTGAAAATACAGTTGGAAAAATTGATGGTGTCGTCCATTCTGTAGCTTTTGCTAAAAAAGAGGAGCTTTCTGGAGATGTGACCGATATCAGCCGAGATGGCTATGCTCTTGCGCAAGATATCAGCAGCTATTCTCTTCTCGCTGTTTCTAAATATGCCTTACCAATATTAAACGAAAATAGTGCAATTGTGAGTTTATCTTATTTAGGAGCTGTACGTGCAATCCCGAATTATAATATGATGGGGATCGCTAAAGCGGCGTTAGAAGCTGCTATTCGTTATTTGGCAGCTGAGCTAGCTCCTAAAGGTGTACGTGTGAACGGGATTTCTGCCGGAGCCATCAAAACATTAGCTGTGACAGGTGTAAAGGATTATCAAAAGCTGATTCAGCTTTCTGAGGATCGGACACCTGATAAGGTGGGTGTGACGATTGAGGAAGTTGGTAATACTTGCGCGTTTCTTATGAGCCCTCTTTCAAGTGGGATTATTGGAGATATTGTTTATGTAGATAAAGGAGTCCATCTCACTTAA
- a CDS encoding IS30 family transposase, which produces MSTYQHLTAEERGKIEAYLDEGLSQAEIARRLDRHRSTISREIRRNSEERKANSLAALRYQASSAGNLARMRKRNCGTTTKATVHNTKTILKYLKKKYSPEQIANSVRSINVSTNTIYNWIYSGLIKFPIKKLRLKGKRYRRKYSGRLLKKTPSPQFYENRLVTDRPEATILRTDFGHWEADTVLSKRGVETCLATFVERKSRHYVAIKMTRKDGACMLAAMERLVEMYPSGVKSITCDRGIEFVNFHNVKHMEDTYGIKTYYAHPYAPHERGSNEYHNGLLREYFPKPTDFNKVSQLKIDQSTNEINNRPRKLFKWKSANHKFHLEYAKI; this is translated from the coding sequence ATGTCAACTTATCAACATTTAACAGCTGAGGAACGAGGAAAAATCGAAGCATACTTAGACGAAGGTTTGTCTCAGGCTGAGATAGCAAGACGTTTAGACCGGCATCGATCAACAATCTCCAGAGAAATCCGGAGAAACAGCGAAGAGAGAAAAGCAAACAGCCTGGCAGCATTGCGCTATCAGGCTTCAAGTGCTGGTAATTTGGCTCGCATGAGAAAAAGAAACTGTGGAACAACTACAAAAGCAACTGTACATAATACAAAAACTATTTTGAAATACTTGAAGAAGAAATACTCTCCAGAACAGATAGCAAACAGTGTACGCAGCATCAATGTATCTACAAATACCATCTACAACTGGATTTATTCTGGTTTGATCAAGTTTCCAATAAAGAAGCTACGACTGAAAGGGAAGAGATACCGGAGAAAATATAGCGGTAGATTACTGAAGAAAACTCCATCACCACAATTCTATGAGAATCGCTTAGTCACTGATCGACCTGAAGCAACTATTCTAAGAACTGATTTTGGTCATTGGGAAGCTGATACAGTACTCTCTAAGCGTGGTGTAGAAACTTGTCTAGCAACGTTCGTAGAACGTAAATCACGGCATTATGTGGCCATTAAAATGACTCGAAAAGACGGTGCTTGTATGTTGGCAGCTATGGAACGCTTGGTTGAAATGTATCCCTCAGGTGTGAAATCAATTACCTGTGATCGTGGTATTGAATTCGTGAACTTCCATAATGTAAAACACATGGAAGATACCTATGGTATTAAAACATATTATGCGCACCCATATGCGCCACACGAACGTGGATCAAACGAATACCATAATGGACTACTAAGAGAGTATTTTCCAAAGCCTACAGACTTCAATAAAGTATCCCAGTTAAAGATCGATCAATCAACAAATGAAATCAACAATCGGCCAAGAAAACTGTTCAAATGGAAGTCAGCAAACCATAAATTCCATTTGGAGTACGCTAAAATATAA
- a CDS encoding NmrA family NAD(P)-binding protein, whose product MDHILIIGGTGNIGFPLIESLSKNKELKIKVGIRTISPNIKEQFEHLNNLSFVHFDFLDPNTFPEAFIGVNKVFFVRPPQLSTPKEDMFPFLSYANQQKLQQIVFVSLIGVEKNPVTPHHKIEKMIRQLEIPYTFIRPSFFMQNLTTTHLEDIKIQHDLFIPAGHAKTSFIDTRDIGEVAAVCLTDSNYINQELELTGPEALTYNEIAKDMSNILGVEITYSKPGLLKFRRVMIKRGIPKEYVNVMVMLYLITQLGNAKKVTNTVEKVLKHSPRNIKEFINDYKNDFTG is encoded by the coding sequence ATGGATCATATACTTATAATTGGGGGAACTGGAAATATCGGATTTCCATTAATTGAAAGTTTATCAAAAAACAAAGAGTTAAAAATTAAAGTAGGGATTCGTACTATTTCACCAAACATAAAAGAACAATTTGAGCATTTAAATAATCTGAGCTTTGTTCACTTTGACTTTCTTGATCCGAATACATTTCCAGAGGCATTTATTGGCGTGAACAAAGTGTTTTTTGTTCGACCACCTCAATTATCTACCCCTAAAGAAGACATGTTCCCATTTTTATCCTATGCTAATCAACAAAAGCTTCAGCAAATTGTTTTTGTTTCACTTATTGGTGTTGAGAAAAATCCAGTTACCCCACATCACAAAATCGAAAAAATGATTCGCCAGCTAGAAATACCTTATACCTTTATTCGCCCAAGCTTCTTTATGCAAAATTTAACTACAACACATCTGGAAGACATAAAAATTCAGCATGATCTTTTCATTCCTGCTGGTCATGCGAAAACTAGTTTTATTGATACCAGAGACATTGGAGAAGTAGCAGCTGTTTGCTTAACAGATTCAAATTATATCAATCAAGAATTAGAGCTGACTGGTCCAGAAGCTCTGACTTATAACGAAATAGCCAAAGATATGAGTAATATTTTAGGAGTAGAAATAACATATAGTAAGCCTGGTTTGTTAAAATTTCGACGAGTTATGATAAAGAGAGGAATTCCTAAAGAGTATGTAAATGTTATGGTGATGCTTTATCTAATTACTCAGTTGGGAAATGCGAAAAAAGTAACGAATACTGTAGAGAAGGTTTTGAAACACTCGCCAAGGAATATCAAAGAATTTATCAATGATTACAAGAATGATTTCACCGGATAA
- a CDS encoding 4-hydroxy-3-methylbut-2-enyl diphosphate reductase, with amino-acid sequence MNVLNITPRGHCYGVVDALVLSKNVVKDTSLPRPIYSLGYVVHNTIVAKAFEEAGIIVMEGDREEMLEKIDSGTVIFTAHGVSPKVREIAAAKNLAVVDTTCPEVAIIHEIVAQRVEDGFDVLYIGMAGHPEAVGTIGINPEKVHLITSLEDAEAIELDNDKIYISNETTMSQWDVEEMTEHLMNKFPNAIYNKDICSATIERQAAVVEQAGDCDLLLVVGDAKSNNSNRLAQVSIEQAGTPAHLIEDISDIKIEWLKDVNVVGVTGGASTPTYVIRETVQFLTQFDYGDPMTWDRESQCTSDKVLPKGSTKEISHSRERKMEQLRDRYMQIHA; translated from the coding sequence ATGAACGTTCTAAATATTACACCAAGAGGGCATTGTTATGGCGTTGTTGATGCGTTAGTTTTATCTAAAAATGTGGTGAAGGACACAAGCTTACCAAGACCAATCTATTCACTTGGGTATGTCGTGCATAACACGATCGTGGCCAAAGCATTTGAAGAAGCAGGAATCATCGTGATGGAAGGCGATCGAGAAGAAATGCTGGAAAAAATCGATTCCGGTACAGTTATTTTTACCGCACACGGGGTTTCTCCTAAAGTGAGAGAGATTGCTGCAGCAAAAAATCTGGCGGTTGTTGATACAACCTGTCCGGAAGTTGCAATTATTCATGAAATCGTAGCACAAAGAGTTGAAGATGGTTTTGATGTCCTCTATATAGGCATGGCGGGTCACCCGGAAGCCGTTGGAACAATTGGGATCAATCCTGAAAAAGTTCATTTGATAACATCACTTGAGGATGCGGAAGCAATTGAGCTTGATAATGATAAGATTTACATTTCAAATGAAACAACCATGAGTCAATGGGATGTAGAAGAAATGACAGAACACCTAATGAACAAGTTTCCAAATGCTATTTACAACAAAGATATTTGCAGTGCGACAATCGAGCGTCAAGCAGCTGTAGTAGAGCAAGCCGGCGATTGTGACTTGCTGTTAGTCGTAGGGGATGCGAAAAGTAACAACAGTAATCGTTTGGCACAGGTATCGATCGAGCAAGCAGGGACGCCCGCTCATTTGATCGAAGATATTTCTGATATCAAGATTGAGTGGCTGAAGGATGTCAATGTTGTTGGCGTAACCGGTGGTGCATCCACACCGACCTACGTTATCCGTGAAACCGTACAATTTTTAACTCAATTTGACTATGGCGACCCTATGACGTGGGACCGCGAAAGCCAATGTACCTCTGATAAGGTGTTACCAAAGGGGAGTACAAAAGAAATCAGTCATTCCAGAGAACGAAAAATGGAACAGCTAAGAGATCGTTACATGCAAATACATGCATAA
- a CDS encoding metal-sensitive transcriptional regulator codes for MSHHPDHEVGNLVKRINRIEGQVGGIKNMIIEERPYDEVIIQLNSARSALQKVSQILLEAHADHTFMDAVQSGQTEKELASLRRAIQQYSKML; via the coding sequence ATGTCACATCATCCAGATCATGAAGTAGGTAATTTAGTTAAGCGCATCAATAGAATCGAAGGACAGGTAGGTGGAATTAAAAACATGATTATTGAAGAACGTCCTTACGACGAAGTAATCATCCAATTGAATTCTGCTAGATCTGCTCTTCAAAAAGTCAGTCAGATCCTTTTAGAAGCTCATGCCGATCACACATTTATGGACGCCGTTCAATCAGGCCAGACTGAAAAAGAGCTCGCAAGTCTTAGACGGGCCATTCAGCAATACAGTAAAATGTTGTAA
- a CDS encoding MarR family winged helix-turn-helix transcriptional regulator, translated as MDTGYLLMNISKNLKYTLNQALIKKGVTIQQWAVIQQLSIRKGCTAAELAVILDMDKPTISGIVKRLELKKLLVKNDNPLDQRSKFLSLTNLGEVLLNECQDISETIISKYLVVLSSEEQQKLNQLLMKINKNEVGES; from the coding sequence ATGGACACAGGCTATTTATTAATGAACATTTCTAAAAACTTAAAATATACACTGAATCAAGCTCTAATAAAAAAAGGGGTGACTATCCAACAATGGGCAGTTATTCAGCAATTGTCTATACGCAAAGGGTGCACTGCAGCAGAATTAGCAGTCATTCTAGATATGGATAAACCAACAATTTCGGGAATTGTGAAAAGACTCGAACTAAAAAAGTTATTGGTAAAAAATGATAATCCTTTAGATCAACGCTCTAAGTTCCTGTCATTAACTAATTTAGGGGAGGTTCTGCTAAATGAATGCCAAGACATAAGTGAAACAATTATTAGTAAATACTTAGTTGTACTGTCTTCCGAAGAACAACAAAAGTTGAATCAGCTACTAATGAAAATCAATAAGAATGAAGTGGGGGAATCGTAA
- a CDS encoding thioesterase II family protein, producing the protein MGTIDILCLPYAGGSAAILTDVLAGELDNKRFTLVPLELPGRGMRFGEECALSTEELFKALESTLSQYTQQDKPYYLLGHSMGGELLPHLYHMITKRGGTPPKGLIICGAEPPEHLTLAETDEASLLDEMKKGGATSEEFFESPELVELFLPIVQADYRLLNSLVSQIPEPVDGELLVINGKEDADALEHHEDWQKYTTAECRFFQVEGGHFFITENTETAAVINQYA; encoded by the coding sequence ATGGGAACAATCGACATACTTTGTCTCCCTTACGCTGGAGGATCTGCAGCCATTTTAACGGATGTACTAGCTGGGGAGCTGGATAACAAGAGATTTACTCTTGTCCCTTTGGAGTTACCAGGACGGGGGATGCGTTTTGGTGAAGAATGTGCGCTATCAACAGAGGAGCTGTTCAAGGCGCTCGAATCGACCTTGTCACAGTATACTCAGCAGGATAAGCCGTACTATCTTCTTGGTCATAGCATGGGGGGAGAGCTTCTGCCTCACCTTTATCATATGATCACAAAACGCGGCGGAACTCCCCCAAAAGGGCTAATTATCTGTGGGGCGGAACCGCCAGAGCACTTAACACTGGCGGAGACAGATGAAGCTTCACTTCTAGATGAAATGAAGAAAGGAGGTGCGACATCTGAAGAGTTCTTTGAAAGTCCGGAGCTGGTAGAACTATTTTTACCGATTGTTCAAGCTGACTATCGTTTATTGAACTCATTAGTGTCACAGATACCAGAACCGGTAGATGGAGAGTTACTTGTCATCAACGGGAAAGAAGATGCAGATGCTTTAGAACATCATGAAGACTGGCAAAAATATACAACAGCCGAATGCAGATTCTTCCAAGTAGAGGGCGGTCACTTCTTTATCACAGAAAATACGGAAACGGCAGCAGTTATTAATCAGTATGCATAA